The Leptidea sinapis chromosome 37, ilLepSina1.1, whole genome shotgun sequence region aAGATATTGCCAAGGCATATATTTAGACCAACATCAAGTAATAGAATTAGCAATCTACCctggatatttaaaaaaactaaggCATGTTGTTTCtaaacttttttaaatctaaacttCTCTAGCACActcacaattttaatttattgcattTCTGTCTGGGGTGGTGTCGAAAAAACTAAATTCTTATCTGTGCAAAGATCACAGAGCGCtttaaaagtttcacttttcaAGTCAAGCCTCTATAGTACTGAACACTATATATAAAAGCTActagtatttttgttttgttatatattttttatagacttaGATTGCTAACCCTATATTTTTAGTACTgttgatatggaagagcgtggctTTCTGGATCAGGTGTTTCATCCTCACTAAATAAAAGGTCACATCCACTAAGCAGGAACtatgtaccatttttgttatagaaataaatatttttcaattgtttAATAATCATTCAACATTAAGGAGTTTATTACAATTAGTGGGGCTAGAAGCAGTTTTTCAATTTAAGTTTCCatccataatatattattttatttgttatattacaCTACGAAGTATATTATGCTTCGCATTACCGAGCTTCTCATCAAACTGACTACGGAACTAAATTTCACTCGATCTATCGAAGCGAAGCATACAGATCCTGTGCGACCACAGTGGAGTGCTCTCTAGGGATATGACAAACGGCAAGACTAGCAGTGAAAGCACAAGCCTGCTCTTTAGAATTAAACTGAACTCAGACTTACTGGTAGGTACtataaatttaatgataatGTAGGATAGCTTGCAAGGTATTTTAAAATGCTGTATTCTGGAAGTTTGATTTCGATAACCAGGAGTACCTACCACAGTGAGTTCAAAGGcaaaattagttttaaataaactgGTCATCATTCATCAATTAAGTCGGggggtaaaatgaacctttTCTATTAATCTCCAGAAAACCATTTGTCGTGTCACCACTCGTCGACAACACACCCTTAATGCCTTGCCTAGCCATCTGGAAGGTAAAGTCAAGTTGAAGCTTCGAAGAAATTGGGGTTCATAATTTatacagcaatacttcaagccggcctacattctagtGCTCAACAAAGGGCAGGTCCACCCACATATAAAGTATTGCTCTCATCACTCGTCTCGTGCACTCGGAACTATTTGTCCGCGTGTAACACGGAGCTGCTCGCAtcgtcggggatccagtgctttgtgaacggctagTTCACTTGGCATCgagtagagacatcgcttcattgtatgtcttctactgcatttatcatggggagtgttccgaagagctgtttgacctgattcctgaaattgaattccaccttcgcatgacactcCACAAACTAGAATTTCAACCCACCACTTGAAAGTCTGGTGTTCTTCTATAGTGCAGAGTTCAAGAAATTTTTTCCCAATTACGACAAAATTATGTGTGTTGTTTGCAGGACAATACATGGGAACTTTAAAAAAACGCGTTTTTTatcttaaaggccagcaacactcctgtgattactctggtgttacaggagattgtgggtggcggcgATCACTTTACACATTCACATAAgctcaattgttttttaaaaaaaaaaatcacagtaTACATTATGTATCATTTTTAACACTTCCAAACTCTGATTTATCATGAAAAAGTAtgaattatatacaatattatgttactcATAAATGTACGACTGTATATTGCGAggctttataatttataattagcaGAATAATTGTTAAGAAAGAGCTGTGAGAAATGGCATCAGttaaccagtaggaggctcctttgcacatgatgccggctaagcattactgtgttccggtctgaagggcgctgtagctagtgaaattactgtgacttaacaacttatatctcaaggtgataagttgtagtgctgctcagaatttttgggtctttcaagaatcctgagaggcactgcattgtaatgggcagggtgtatcaattaccatcagctgaacgtccaggtcgtctcatcccttattttcataaaaaaaaaccagagataacttaaactaaataattttacaCATCTGTATGCTTACTTAAgcaataaaagttatttttgagCTTTggtaacaattttatttcatgaaaataacAGATATAAAGAATAACTATTTAGAAATgtgaaatttattcaaaatgttcacaaagaagtttaaatatttgtatttggtGGATGCAGACATCAGTGACACTTTTAATACTGTTAGTACATTTGCAAGTAGATATCCACCAACTGCTCCCAGGTAGCAGGGTATCGGCCAAACTTGCCATGGAGTATTCCAATCCAGAGGTATTACTACAGCACCCAACCAAGCTCCACATAGGGTAAACACAGCATTGTTCACTAACATAGCAATTATTGTGTCTCTTGTAAAACTTTTGACACCAAATAAGAGTTGCATAGCCATCTCTACTCCTATATGAGCCACTAATGGAAACACAGCAAGCAGTGTCAATAAACAAGACAGCATCAATGTCTCCTCATGATTATCCAGAAATGGTGCACCAAATAGAataattccaataaaaaaacagAAAGTGATTCCTAATAGAAAACAAAATGCCTTCACTAGATCTCCcgtttttgtttttcctttactTTTCTTTTGTTGGATGTCATTCTGAGAATTAAGGTAAAACGACTTCAACAGTTCAGCTACAAATATCAGTGCTAAAATATAGAAAGATGAAGCCTTTCCAACGGAATATAGTAACCCCTTATATGATATGACAGTAATAATACTAGGTAAATAAACACAAGTTACGAGACTAGATACAGTCACTCTTCTAAGTTCCAGATGATCATTCAGAGAAAACATTTTGtcactgattttacaaaatttattcacATTTCTCAGTAAACAGCAATCGATAGTCAATAGTCAATACCAAATCAAAAAAACTTGGAGCTACAGCCAACAGCTCTAGCTATGGCTCTTTAAagttatttgttaattattattgttagtcgAGGCCCGAGGAGGACATTTATAAGAATTATGTTGAAATTATCTGATCAAATCCGACTTCCTGATCGTtagagtaaatatattattattctttgctTCTGATTATATTAACAATGTGTTCATATTTCAcaaatgtattaattaatatcagtTAACACAACATAATTATCAAATTGCAACATAAATCTTTAATCTTTATGAAGAAACCTCAAGGCtcaaactctttttttttatttcttcccGTTATGGGAAAGGCAAAGGCACTTGGCAGAGCATTAACTCAAACCTTTATGTaggtgtgtcaactgtcaactCAATGTCAAAGCTATGTCAAGTCAGACAAAATGAACGATCCTTTTTCCTTCTCCGAACTAACATCTGTTCTTGATCACCTTCGTGATTCCTCCCCTGGCGCGGATGGTATACCTTATTCCTTTATTTGTAAATCCTCTACCACTAGCAAAAAATCCTTCTTAATATTCTCAATTCGTTCTACTCCTCCTCTGTAACCCTGAATTCTTGGagaacacaaattattataaccatCCTTAAACCTGGCAAGGACCCATTGGTTGCTTCCTCCTATCGTCCCATTGCTTTGTCGTCAGTTCTGGCcaaaattatggaaaatttggtaaaaaacaGATTAGAAtggataatagaaaataaaaatcgctCTATTTCCGTCCGCCATCAAGTAACCCTCCTCCCACCTCGAACTGTCTGGAAGGACCTCCCACAGGGTTCGGTGTTAAGTactatcttatataatatatatacttctgATCTAGGCCTTACTGTTAGCCCATTCTgcaaaattcttcaatatgctgatgatatagCACTATACTCCATCTCATCTTCTTTCAACAATTCTTCATCTTGCTTAAATTCTGCTTTATATTATCTGAATCAATGGCTCTTAGACCACAACCTC contains the following coding sequences:
- the LOC126975729 gene encoding phosphatidylinositol-glycan biosynthesis class F protein — its product is MFSLNDHLELRRVTVSSLVTCVYLPSIITVISYKGLLYSVGKASSFYILALIFVAELLKSFYLNSQNDIQQKKSKGKTKTGDLVKAFCFLLGITFCFFIGIILFGAPFLDNHEETLMLSCLLTLLAVFPLVAHIGVEMAMQLLFGVKSFTRDTIIAMLVNNAVFTLCGAWLGAVVIPLDWNTPWQVWPIPCYLGAVGGYLLANVLTVLKVSLMSASTKYKYLNFFVNILNKFHISK